In Miscanthus floridulus cultivar M001 chromosome 19, ASM1932011v1, whole genome shotgun sequence, the DNA window TGGGTGACCTTCCAGTCATTGATTAGGCTTCTATCCTCTGCAGTGTGTTATCTCAGTTTTGTTATCGTATTTCATAGTGGAACTAATAAATACTGTGATTTTGTGAACATATTGTGATTTTGTGAATGGATGGGCCAGGTCCAATCATCTTTctttaaaaaaagaagaagaggaggaggtggtTTGGTTCTCAGCTAGACGCCACCTCGTACTAGAACTAGAACTAAAGTAGGAGTATAAATTTCCTACGGCATTCATGTGTGACCTGGCAAGTCATTAATTAGGCTTCTGTCCAATGCGAGGCCCTATTCGCGTGAACTTATCAGCGTGACTTATCAGCTATGATACAgtgttttctttcacaataaatcagtgaACAATACTTTTCAATCTGACTTTTTAGCGAACCGAACAGGGATGTGTTTCCTCAGTTTCGTTATCGTATTTCACAATGGAACTATAATGTTGTGATTTTGTGAACATACTTACTCCTTCGCGGTCGCTTGATATTTTGCAATTGCATCAGTCACCCGCCTCTCCATGCTCTTCCTCCCACACGTCGCGCCCATGccggagatgaagaagaagatggtgGCAGCGATAGGGTTTTGGTAGTGGCGGcggcacctctctctctctctctctctctctctctctctctctctctctctctctctctctctctgactctgactcttcctcttcctcttttcTTTCCCAACTCTGGCGGGCTTAGAGAGAAGGGCTCGGGGGAGGCAGGGCGGCCAGGCGGTGGGGACGGCAGGAGGACGGCTTAGGGTCCTGGTGGTGGCAGAGGCGGCCAGGTTAGGTCGGGGCAGGGGCATCCATGGTCGGAGCTCGCCATAGAAGGAGGGCGTAGGGGAAGATGGCGGCCGCCACGGACGCGGTAGGGATTCGCCGGAGCTCTGCGGCCCCCTAGCGCGCCACGGCGgggtgaggacgaggaagagggcGCAGTCGCTGTAGAGGCAGGCAGGGGTGgtgcgaggaggaagaaggtgtggGTGGGGCACGAGGAAGAAGGGGCCGCGAGGAGGttagaggttgaagatgactgGAGACACACCCTTTTTGTGAATGGGTGGGCCAAGTCCAATCGTATTTTTTAAGAATGAAGAGGCGGTGGTTTGGCTTTGCTTGTGCAAAGTCTCGTGAGTTCAGGCGGCGTGTCTGGATTGGCTAGTCCGATCTAACTTTTTTTGCAACATAATCCCTTACTTTCATACTAGATTTTTTTCATTATAGTATCTGCAATTTTCTAAACTTTTCAGCATGTGTGTTTTCTTTGGTATATTGCTATAGACGACCTCGTTTGGACCAGGGATGTCACAATCCCGTGTATTGATTTTTTATCATCTTGTCTTGTTTCCATTTCCACTTCTCTGTCCTATTCTAGTTCTATTTGAAGCATGGAAAAGTTAAGTATGAGTTACGTAATGATTGAAATATATTTTTAAGGCGTTGAGCATACCTTGTCCAGGACGGAACTATAATACGGCCATCAGAAAGCAGATTTCGCAAAAATGTATTCCTTTTTCTGATTCTGAAAGGGCGCAAAGATATTCTTGTACTAGCAGGGAAACATTGAGGCAGACACGAAACCCTCCTCCCTATCAATCCTTTTCTATAGGGCATAGGCTATAGACAACGAATGGAAGATGAAGccagaggtgtgcaaacctctaATTCCTTTGAGGTCTGGGCCTAGGGCCTAGGGCCGAGCCAAACCTCCTCAGTCCCTCCCAACTTGGAATCTTGGATACGACGGAGATGCCGATTAGTTGCTCATCACATTCGCAGGCAGCCGAGACGGAGATGGAGACTCCAAACAGTGCCAGCGACAGCAACCGGTGCCTGTTCCGGAGGCTCTTCACCTTACCTACTGCTGTCTGCTCCCAAGCCTTGTTTATTTTGTCACTTCTCCAGTTCCCCTATATCTCAGGtgtctgatttttttttaatgCTCAGATAAAATGTAATTTATTATTATTTGGCTATAAAAAAAGTAATAATTGTATCAGTTGTCTCTTGCAAATTGTTGCCTGAAACTCACAAAAAATTCAGACAACCAAGGATAGCAACTCCCTTTGTTTTGTTGGCGTGCTGTGCGGTTCTGTGACTTCTGTCGCAACTCGCAAGCCCCAGTTTCGCTTGTGCaggtctgttcggctggtattaaagtcggttGATAAGCCAGCTGAAactattttattatgagagaaaaatactgtagattctagctgataagccggctgataagttcaagcgagcgTGCCCTTGCGAGAAGACAAGAGCAGCATGGGCACTGGgcagagggcagggctccttccTAATCCTAGCTGGTCTGCACACTGCACTGCGTTCATTCATCAAGCACGGACAGCATTCACAGCAGACGGATCTCTCAATCTGTCGTGGTACACACTATCATCCCCACCAACTGGTACAGCACCACTTGCCAGGAGCCCAGGATGACGCTCTTGAGTTGAGGGAGCTAGCCACGTTCTGAGACTCTTCCCTCGCGCTCTCTGTTTCTTTGCAGTGTCCGTGCCCAACGCACCAGCTTGGACAGCTGCCCCAGCCTCCACGTCCGAGCCATGGCTCCATGTCACAGCGAACAGCATCCTCGCAGGGCGTCAGGTTATCCGCACTCGTCGACCTCTATTTTCATCTCTAAAAAGGAATATTCTATCCTAGTCATCGATATTCTCTACTCTATACTTATTTCTCCCGCACCCGTattatctctatcccatactctataccaactattccatattttattcccctccctccctctttctctctctccacaACTCTCTCTCTTATTGCTACATTGGTGCTACAGTGTTTTAGCGGGCTGCTCTCTCGCGCGCGGTCTGTGGCGGTCTGCTGTGCAGCCGGTACGCTCCCAGACTGTTTACAAGCTCACGGTGCGCACCGCGCGCACGCTACCGGTAGCGTACCGGCAGTTTTAGCGTTGCCCGGTGCGGACAGCCTCAGAGCTTCCTATGCTTCAACTGACAGAAACACGAAGCACTTGTTTGAGCCCGCGTTGGAGTAGAACCAGAGGGAGAAAAGCTACAGAGTGGACAGAGTGGGAAGTGGTGTGGCTGACACAAGCTCTGGAAAAGTACTGCCTCCTTGGGAGATTCACGGCATGCACTCcgcctaaagatggcaacggccccgatacccgatactcgacggatatttgatccattaggaaatggggatgggatcatatctttacccgcgggcatctaaatagGCAAGAAtacatacccgacgggtatagctggtgcgggaacgttccctgtttacccgtccccgttacccgttggggaacccgactatttgagctgtcatgcgagtattaggcccaaagaagctcaacataggtattttggtccaaatctgaacaatcatatatatagtttgtgtgttctaggaaccctcgttcaatttttcctcaccatctccgccagcagcacaagcacgcctgtctcacgagcgctcgtgcccctcgcttcctcagttcggtctctctgtcatctttgctcgtcctcctcgcaacctcgctccttctcctcggcatctccgagactccgacacttatacctgggtgaagaagaaacgtctccgattgcaaagctgcaaccccaagtgtccttgtttatcgggtatgcagtacccgtcgggtatctgttacccgaccgatacccaACGGGTATggagatgggcaagaatctatacccgagatagttaatggggatggggacgggatgaattctccgtagcggggaagagaacgttccggcgatacccgacgggtatatccccgttgccatccttaactCCGCCTCAACCTCATTCCGGTCCTGTTCGCTCGTTTATGAGCCGTACTTTTTTTTAAGTcgatgaacagtatttttcttacaAAAGTATTTTCGGTCGTAGCTTATGAACTAAGCGAACGGGACATTTGCTGCTGCCTGCGTTGGCCCTGCCCTATGAATCCACAAAAAGTCTCCAAGATAATGGACGTCAAGTCTGACACTCTTACCCGGTGCAAGTGCAGTGCAACGCATGTTTCATGACTCTCCTCTGCGTCTGCCATGGGCCTAAAGTCTACCATGATATACTACCACGTGCCGATATGGTAATGTGCTTTGTAGGTAGTGCCAAGTGAGGAGATATAAACCTTGTTTAGATAAaacccaaaactttacaccctgtcAAATCGAATGTGTTGAACACAtacagtattaaatatagacttaaaaaataactaattacacagtttgcgactaatttacgagacgaatcttttaagcctaattattcCATAATTCGACAATAAAGtgttacagtaacacatgtgctaataacgtgttaattaggcttaataaattcgtctcgcggtttgccggcggattctgtaatttatttttttattagtatccaaacatcgCATGCGACACCCCCAATATAACATCTGAtgagataaaaaaaaaaaaaaaactttacaccATATACCTAAACACGGCGGTGCTATAAGAAACGACTTTCTCAAGTCTCAAGAAACAAAAGAATATCGGCATGCCACTTGCCACCACCACCTTTGCCCGGGGCTAAGAAAAAGGCAGATCGGATTTGGCAAGAGAGAAAGGCATGGTTGAGATTTCAGGAGCAACATCAAGAGAGAGACAATAAACTAATTAAAGTTGGGTTCTATTCGCATTTCCGGAATCGCTCTATGCAATCATATATCCGGATAAAGGAATCCAAGAACCTATCAAGCAGCAGCAGCTGCGGCAgcagtatcatcatcatcatgcgctCAATCATCGTCAACCAACTATGCGCCAAAAATATCAGAGAGAGATGCTAGCAGCCTAGCACAATTGCCAGTTCATGTGACAGCTCTGCTACATGGAGATTGGAGATAAAAAGGAAAAGTTGAAGTTTCTAACCAAACCTTTTTAGAACAATGAAAATTGGTACGAAGTGGACCGCTCTGTACTTGACATATGTATGATATGGTCTTTTACAAAATCATTTGTACACACTTTTTTTCTCTCTCGTTATGCTATCATCGCTGGAAGTAAAAAGAACATCAAACAACAGGAAGGAGAAAGAACCTTAATCGCAGCGAGGAGCTGGTTGAGGACGATCGTGGTGATGAATTGGTGATGGACACAACACCCAAAATTGGTTTGAAGAACATCAAAGGGGACCTtaactgcagcagcagcagcaaccatggatggatgaggacgacgacgatggatAGAACACCACCGAATCTGGCCAGCCAATTCCCTTCACACATCAGTTCCGTCCATCCAAGGATACACCTGGAACGCCGGATTGGAGTCCACACTGCCTGCAGCCAAGTCCGAACTGAGATGAGATCCCAATCCGAAACGGTGGTCATGACTGGGGAGGAGCAGCTAGGGGCTGCGGCTGTGGGCCGGCGACGAAGGGGTGCTGCAGCAGCTGCGCGGCCGTGAGCCGCTTGGCCGGGTTCTTCTGCAGGCAGCAGCTAATGAATCCCCTGAACTCGGGCGAGGCGGTGGGCGGTGGCTCGGGCGGATCGGAGTAGCAGATGGCGACCATGAGCGCGGCCCAGTCCCCCTGCCTGCCGAGGTTCTCCCCGAAGGGGAACCTGCCCAGGTAGAACTCGAGAATGCTGAGGCCGAAGCTCCAGATGTCGCCGGCGTATCCGTCGTAGCTGCCGTCGTTGAGGTCGGTGTTGATCCGCTCGGGGCTCATGTAGGCGATGGTGCCGACGGAGGAGTTGCAGGGGTCCATGGTCTGGTTGAGGATGCGCCCCACGCCGAAGTCGGCGATCTTGACGCGGCGCGCCGAGTCGATGAGGAGGTTGGAGGGCTTGATGTCGCGGTGCACGATGTGGCGGCGGTGGAGGTAGGCGATCCCGGACAGCACCTGGCGCGCGACGTCGGCGAGGAACGGCTCGGCGGCGATGCGGCGGCCGTCGAGGGACCCCCCGTCCATGTACTCGAGCAGGATCTGCAGCTCCCCGCCGCGCTCGTACATGCCGTGGCACCGGACCACGGCCGGGTGCTCAGCGGTGCGGAGGATGGCGATCTCGCGCGCGATCTGCCGCCGCACCGAGTCGTCGTGGTTCCCGTAGAGCACCTTGAGCGCGTAGGGCCGCCCCATCCCGCGGTGACGCACCATCCACACCGTCCCGCCGGCGCCGCTGCCGACGCGGCGCACGCGCTCCAGCTCCGCGAGCgggggcggctgctgctgctgcgcggcGCCTGAAGCGGGGACGCCCGGCGGGGTGGGCCCCCCGGCGGAGGCGGGGACTGGCGGGAGAGGGAGCGGGACGGCGAGGGAGGTGGCGACCTCGCGCTGGGGCATGGGGAGGGTGAGATccgggcggcggcgcgcgcggctCGGCGTGCCGGGCTGCTGCTGGGTCGGCAGGCCGCCCGGACGCATGGCGTGGACGGGGTGGGGAGGAGTTCGTTAGGcggggggtggtggtggtggcgtctGCGTGACTGCGTCTCGGTTCTTCTTCTCCTCCCCGCTGCCGCTCGGGGTTTGTCGTGTGGTGCTGCGGTGCCCGTTTATTGGAGCACACAGCCTGATCGCTCGTCGGGTTGAGGAACGGGACCGGTGGGAGCCGGGACCCGGAGGCCAGGTCTCTTTTCACGGCTTATGTCGGCTTCAGCTTCATCTATTTTACGCAAATCGAAATACTGTAGCGTAAAGCTATTTTATAAGTcgaggttaaaatgaactagaaatcgaaaaaaaataattttttaaacttcaccggctttggcttcaccgatgaagccgttttggatgagcacTGTCGAGTCGCTGTTCCTCACGAGGCGACGACCTTGCCTGACGCCAACCCCAACAGCTGGAGGACGAACGGAGATGCGACGCGATGCCTCGTTGGAGACGCACCGTGGCGTGCTGACCTTCACCACTTGCTGTCGCCGTACAAGTACAATTATTCACTCTggttgttggtttcagccaggcttattcaaccaaccaatagtatttttctctaaaaaaaaaaaaagctcaaaCCAGCATCAGCAGCAACCAGCGAAGGTGATTGTTCGGTATTAGGAATGCTAACGGTTTCGGATGCACTGTCCTACTGTTTCACAGGTATGCGATGTTGATACATGACCCGTACATGTACTACATCATTCATGTTCGTACATGATACTCCTACGTGCCTGCCTGACTGCCAAGGATTTGCCACCCCCACAAATTGTGCAACGCAAGCCACACCAGATTTATTTTTGTTATTAGTTGGATTATGATatccagcctgttcgcttgctcgtatacgatcgtgaattataagctgaaacagtatttttctctcataccaaaccagccagtggtaaataatccacgatcgtttacgacgaaacgaacaggctttgTCTAACTTTTGTATAGTACTAGAGTGTAGTCACGAAGCAAAAGCCCCTTGACATACGACGGCTGTGTGATAAGAAGTAAGAAGGGTAAAAATCTCAGGTTCAAGTCGACCTAATTCAGGGAGAATCTGGTAACGCGCACCTGGCCGCTGATGGCCAATAAAACCCAGGCCGGCTTTCACAGAACGTGCTCGAAATTCGAATGATCAGCTAGTGCCGAACAGCGGGAAAGGTTGGACGGCGCGGCGTGTCAATACATGAAGTCTTCGGTGATCTTGCTGTGATCAATGATTATAAGGTACACAACTCTACCGAAAGAAGCTACGAATGTCATCGCTGAGCATCTTCCAGACCACGTGCGATAAAAGATTCATACGCGGTCCGTGCACGCACCTGTGTCCAGAAAAATGGCAAAGATCGATGGACTGCAGAACCTGTCGACCTCACTTTCCAGTTTCTTACACGGGGAAGGGTGATCATCTGCTTCTGAAGTGCTAGCAAGATAACCTGACCATTCGGTAGCAGTCAGTGGCGACCCTGCGACACTCGTCGCTCTAACTACATAACTTCCACGAGGATAATTCAAATACAGTGTACTTGGTTACTTCACTGATGACGCAAAGCGTGACGGCATGGATGAGCAAATGTAAAAGCTTTGGCTCTGGATTTTCTGGGTTAGATCTGACGAGCAGGTAAATTCTTTTAAAAGAACATTGCAGATACTTGTATTAACCCTTACATTAATGTAATTAATAAATTTCCTCACCCAGTCACCCATACGGCAACATGAGCAGACGACATCGGAACAGATAAAAGACCAATTCACCAGAGTTTGCCCTTAGGTACCAGCTGTTATCTGTCACCAAGAAGGCGAGACATGGATGGGCAACCTGGTTCAGAGGCTGTATGCCCCGGGCTTGGGGCTAACGTTTACAGCCATGGACTAAGATTGTTTCTTTCTACCAATCCGCTCATTGCTCCAAGCAACGTCCACAAAAGGGGTGGTAATAGAAGAACTGTTGCAGATAAGACAACTTATATCGACAATGCAGCAGATGCCTGCTCAGAAGTGTCATCCTGTAAGAACCACATGAAATCATTTTTAGAGTTGAGTTATGCAGATGATTTTAAATAAGGGTAACTCTTCAAATGTTATTGCAGTGGAAGCAAATGCAGGAAACAGAATATTCAAATGGCGATCAACTAAAGCTATATCCTGAACGAGCCTGTGTTAGTTAACTAAAACGAGCTGCAGCTTTACACATTCAGATATACACTTCAAGTGAAGACTTAGTTCCAAGAATAGTCTGCGTGTTAAGTAGCTTATATTTCATTTCAGATGTGCAAACATGCAGTTTAAAAGGATTTATCAAGAAATCAGTTTGTGTAGGTCCAAGTATGGGGTCCTGATAGAACTAAATAGCCTAGAAAACAAAAGGAAGTTTACTAAAAAGCTCCAAGCAAAATAACAACTGCAGAGACTATTTAAAGTGTTAGATATAGTGTGTCCCACACTGCAAAAATAAAGTATCAGATGAAGGGCCACTATGTCTATAGATACTTTTGCCGTCGGTGCATACACCACAATAAAATCTAGCATAATGTCTATTTGGGCATGCAAGCACCTAATGTTAATTGGATAACAAAGCAATCTTGAGAAATAAGGTGTGCAGAACACTAGTGGCTGTTATAAATCCAACAGGTCAGTGTAAATGATATGCGCTTCAACACAACAAAATTAAAAGTGAATAGTGCACACGGGAAAGTTAAAAGATTATTATAAACCTGACACAGTACTCTGGATTACTTACTGTACTATTGTAGCCTTCACTGTCATCTCAATCATAGCTTGGGCCATATGTGGCTACAGGTGGCCCATATGAGTATCTCCATTGATCACATGCTGAGCATTTGTCAAGCTTAGTGCTGTTCTCTAGAGTACAAAATTTACAAGACCAAGTCATGTACTTCGCCTTTGCAATTTTAGGTTTTGTGGTGCCACAAACTTCACAGATTGGTGCCAGAGGCTGCAGAGGTTCAGATTTTGTAATGTGTTAGAGAAAAGCATGCTAATAACTATAAGTAAAATGTGTAGTAGAAAAAAAATATGGAAGAAGTGAAGACTAGATGTAAGACCAAACCACAAGTATATATACCAAAGAATGAGAAAAGAAGTATAGTTAAGCAAGCAAATGTGACTACAAGGTATGTTTTTCTGGGACAAAAGAAACTTTCAACACTTTGCACGGATGGAACTATGTTGGTGATTTTGGTAGCTTAAATTGGAATTTGGCTTGCGTACAGTCAAAATAAATATGGGTGGTGATCAGTACACTAGGCTACTAGCTATAAGTCATAAAACCTGCAGACAGAAACTCTCTGCATAAATCACAAACAGCAGGTTTCCCAAAACTAAAGAGGCATACAGTTATCATGCAGTTCAATACTAGGCCGAGTATGTTACTATTATGAGTGGAGTTATACATTACAGGAAATGCCAAATATTTTGATAATTCAATCTACTCATTGACTTTGATTAAGATGTGACTAGCAAATTACTATAAGCTCAAGAAAAAATGAGAAAATATAGGAGGAACTTGCAGTAATAACAAGAAAGGTACCAAAAACTACATGTTAGGGGCTTGTTTGGCAGGGGTAGTAATGTTAATTCATCCTTTCTGGCCTCATTCAAGGATCTGGAGCTAACCTGCTAGACAAACACCCACACGGACAGAGTGGCTCTACAGATAGAGTTGTAGAGCTGTGGAGCTGTAGCCTGTAGAACAGAGCTGAAACTCTAGCTctagagccctgccaaacaggccctagagCTGTACATCCATAACCCTCACCAACTGAGCTTGGCTCAGAACTTATCAACAAGCACCACAATAAATACACATCTGAAGCTCAGACATGCATACTCTAATCTAAACAAGCATTTAACTAAGATTCTACAGGGTTATCATGCTCAGCATATGCATGTGTTAATGAAATGGATGAATTTCAAAGATAAATTTAAATGGTTCAGAATGAAAAAGATCTGTTTGTCCTACTATAACATCTAAGAGATTTCTCCTATAAATTTTCTGTATAGAGTAAAAAATGAGCCATAATCCATGAATAAACTCACAGTTTTGTAGGTGAAATGGATATTTTAATTCGGCACTTTGAAAACTTGCCTGGTTCAGAAGAGTGCAAGCACCACATTCCCACTTTGAACTATCCAGTGCATCACTTGTTGTCCTATCATCTCGTGCTGCTATATGAATTCCAGAAGAAGTGCTGGGCTCTGCAAAAGTGTTGGAGCAGCTACCCTTCGAGTTTTTTCCATCCCTTGTCACCAAATTTGGTGATTCTTGAAGAATAATAACATCATCCGAATCATCAATACCAGATTGATCATGTGATCCACACCACAAATCATCATACATTCTCCTTTCAGCCGCCATTGCAGCAGCTTGTACTGGACTAAGTGCACTCATAATTTCACTGTTTCCACCCAACTTTCTTGGTCCAGAAGGCAATAGAGCTCCATTCCTTGCCCGCTTCTGTGCAGCAGCTAACGTAGCTTGCCGCAgagatggtggtggtggatgtacTGTAAATCCACCGACTCGCCTTCCTGTACCATCAAACCCTTGTCCTGTTCCAGTGATACCCTTTGAAACAAGTTCTTCGCATTCCTGAAAGATATATCATAAACAACAGAAGGATCATTATTAAAAAATATGGCACCACAAGAGCAAAACTGAAATTGCATTCAAGAGCACAAAACTGACACAAAGAAAATGACAAATGACAGAACTAGATGTGCTTGGTCACAAATAAGGTACAAAGATACAGCAAAGCTCACTCAAGTACAATAAAAAAAAATACAGATTCACTACCTCAATCTTACACGTCACCAAATACAAACTTGAGTTAAGATCGATTTAGTGATAGAAACCGTGGTCCTGAAACATAACAGGATTTGCATTTGTTTTTTGTAAGGATTTCAACAGAAGTAAAACTCCATTCCAAAGACCTTGCCAATTGCCACAACTTTCCCCCAAATATAGTCCAGTGTCCTCACTACAACTTCATTCTGATTTGAATACCCTCATTTCGCGTTATTGCTTGGCAAACACAGGTAAAGCTCTTCTCCCCACTCCACTCCCAACATCTCCAGAGTGTATAAACCATTATGAAGTAAAATAATAGTCGTATGTCTATGATACAAGTGGGGTAATAATCATATGGATTGATAGAGACAAAGATGTTCCCATTGATTTAAGTTTGGATGTTGCAcaggaaaaaaaaacaagttCCATCTATTTTAGTTTTTGATAACCATAGTAGGACATCCAATCAAATATCAATCTAGGTTAGATGTACTAGAACTAAAAATCACTTTAAATTTCTAAGTACAGCATCATTACAAATAATCCTTTTAAGAGGAGAAAAATTTTAACATGTGCAACAATGAATCATTCAATCAGGGTGAACATTGTCTTGGGAATAGTTTAAACCAGAGCAATACATTCACTTGTGCGCATATGCAAAAACcattccatgccaatatatacAACCACCAGAATCCAACATTGTGTAAGCAGCAGCATAAAAGCACAGAGCAGCCAACGCACCTTGCGGAGCTCATCCCAGAGCTTGTAGAACTGCGCATCGTGGGGCCCGCGCTGGTTGTGGCAGAGCTCGTGGAGCATGGTGTCGAGCACCTCCTCGTAGGGGATGAAATCGTGGTCGCGGCCGGCGCGCCGCAGCCGCAGCTTGACCTCGACGCCCGCGCCGACATTAAGCCCCAGCAGCCTCGGGTTCCGCGGCCTGATCAATCACACCCCCCGAAACGCACGGCGTCCATCAACCGATCGATCGGGAGAAGggaggttagggttagggttggtggGGGGACGCTTACGAGAACTCGGAGAGGACCTTGACGCGCCACTTGTGGCGGCGCATGATGGGCTGGACCTGCCTGGCGACGCGGTCGAGGGTCGCCCGGGCGGCGGCCGCGTCGGGTTTGGTCTTGAGCGCACGGACCTCCCACACCTTGTCCAGGTCGCCCACCTCCATCGCCCCCGCCGCCGAATCGCTGATTACACGCCAACGCGGCGTGATTTCAGATGGGTTGGGGGGACTTTGGGGCGGATAGGCGAGCGGGCGGGAAGCGGGGCGACGTTTACGCAGAGCAGGGGGGGGGGGCGTGGGCGTGCAGAGGCGAGATTCGATTGCGTTGGGGTTCGAGAGAATGGAGGAAATTTTCGAAGTGGGGAAAGAGAAATCAGAAATGCAACAGCTCACAGTACACGCAGAACTCAATGGATGCAATGTTTTTTTTTATTGAGGGTGTCTATATTATATTCACGTGTTTCGTGACCAACTGGCACACGGCTGTGACTTGCATGTAAAACGCACGATTTCAGATAAGAGTAGCGTATGAATTCTACCACCATGAGATCGAAATCCATCCAACGAACACCGTACTTATTtcatatattttatactaaaattgcAGCTGCAATTTTCGATTCAAATTATAAAAAACCCGGTACACAAAACTATACAAACCTAACGAAATCTAATATATGTTGatacaaagacaattaacaagtaacatttttttctatagctagacaaaaaaataataatatatatatatatatatagaactactgttcCGCAGCTGGTCATATAATAATTTATTctatggccactttgagttatgataattatcATGCTAATTTATGATATTACAGTAATtctttactaagtgatttactataacaaaACATAATTTTTTCTATAGTTAGGCAAggacaaaaaataatataaatgttgacataaagacaattaacaagtca includes these proteins:
- the LOC136528703 gene encoding mitogen-activated protein kinase kinase 5-like translates to MRPGGLPTQQQPGTPSRARRRPDLTLPMPQREVATSLAVPLPLPPVPASAGGPTPPGVPASGAAQQQQPPPLAELERVRRVGSGAGGTVWMVRHRGMGRPYALKVLYGNHDDSVRRQIAREIAILRTAEHPAVVRCHGMYERGGELQILLEYMDGGSLDGRRIAAEPFLADVARQVLSGIAYLHRRHIVHRDIKPSNLLIDSARRVKIADFGVGRILNQTMDPCNSSVGTIAYMSPERINTDLNDGSYDGYAGDIWSFGLSILEFYLGRFPFGENLGRQGDWAALMVAICYSDPPEPPPTASPEFRGFISCCLQKNPAKRLTAAQLLQHPFVAGPQPQPLAAPPQS
- the LOC136528489 gene encoding DNA-dependent metalloprotease WSS1-like, yielding MEVGDLDKVWEVRALKTKPDAAAARATLDRVARQVQPIMRRHKWRVKVLSEFSPRNPRLLGLNVGAGVEVKLRLRRAGRDHDFIPYEEVLDTMLHELCHNQRGPHDAQFYKLWDELRKECEELVSKGITGTGQGFDGTGRRVGGFTVHPPPPSLRQATLAAAQKRARNGALLPSGPRKLGGNSEIMSALSPVQAAAMAAERRMYDDLWCGSHDQSGIDDSDDVIILQESPNLVTRDGKNSKGSCSNTFAEPSTSSGIHIAARDDRTTSDALDSSKWECGACTLLNQPLAPICEVCGTTKPKIAKAKYMTWSCKFCTLENSTKLDKCSACDQWRYSYGPPVATYGPSYD